A window from Engraulis encrasicolus isolate BLACKSEA-1 chromosome 13, IST_EnEncr_1.0, whole genome shotgun sequence encodes these proteins:
- the LOC134461087 gene encoding retinol dehydrogenase 7-like yields the protein MVTEEEHVLPGLAQVYAYIFSYTFLLPVAVFVIWYIRDSMEIDDIDKKHVVITGCDSGFGNLAAKQLDRQGFHVIAACLSESGSYELSKAASPRLKTVLLNVKDSASIDRAVEMVRRETGERGLYGLINNAGVSIPIGPTEWLQIEDFRKVLDVNFMGVVEVTLKFLPLLKKAKGRVVNVASILGRLSLVGGAYCPSKWGVEAFSDSVRRDMRHFGIKVSIIEPGFFKTNVTRLDLIEDDLQRLWDRLPDDVRATYGHSYLEEYKKSQSFSMTLLCSSDLSKVSNCMQHALMAKYPRTRYSAGWDAKLFWIPLSYMPAFVGDFFIDILLPRPKQS from the exons ATG GTGACAGAAGAGGAACATGTTCTGCCTGGTCTTGctcag GTGTATGCGTACATCTTCTCTTACACATTCTTGCTGCCTGTTGCGGTATTTGTCATCTGGTACATCCGGGACTCCATGGAAATAGATGACATTGATAAAAAACATGTCGTGATCACGGGTTGCGACAGCGGTTTCGGCAACCTTGCTGCCAAACAGCTCGATCGACAAGGCTTTCACGTAATAGCCGCATGCCTGTCAGAGAGTGGTTCGTATGAGCTGAGCAAGGCCGCCTCCCCCAGACTGAAGACAGTTCTGCTCAATGTTAAAGACAGCGCGAGCATCGACCGCGCCGTGGAGATGGTGCGGCGCGAGACCGGGGAGCGAG GCCTGTATGGTCTGATCAACAATGCCGGGGTCTCCATCCCTATAGGTCCAACAGAGTGGCTACAGATTGAGGACTTCCGCAAG GTGCTGGATGTGAACTTCATGGGTGTGGTCGAGGTCACCCTCAAGTTCCTCCCCCTGCTGAAGAAGGCCAAGGGCAGAGTGGTGAACGTGGCCAGCATCTTGGGACGGCTGTCTCTGGTTGGAGGAGCCTACTGTCCGTCAAAGTGGGGGGTTGAGGCCTTCTCCGATAGCGTCAG GAGGGACATGAGGCATTTCGGTATCAAAGTGAGCATCATCGAGCCAGGCTTCTTCAAAACAAACGTGACGCGTCTGGATCTGATAGAGGATGATCTGCAGAGGCTGTGGGACCGCCTCCCCGATGACGTCAGGGCCACCTACGGACACAGCTATCTGGAGGAGT ATAAGAAGTCTCAGAGCTTCTCCATGACCTTGCTGTGCAGCAGTGATCTGTCCAAGGTCTCCAACTGCATGCAGCACGCCCTGATGGCCAAGTACCCCAGGACGCGTTACAGCGCCGGCTGGGACGCCAAGCTCTTCTGGATCCCCCTCTCCTACATGCCAGCTTTCGTGGGGGACTTTTTCATCGACATACTGCTTCCTCGTCCCAAACAGTCTTGA